CTGGTGCTGCGCGACATGGTGCTCGAGCCGCTCGCCACCGGCGAGGCGATCCTGATGCCGGCCGAGCGCAGCCTCGGCGTATGCATGCTGGACATCGGCGGCGGCACGAGCGACCTCGCCATCTACCAGGATGGGGAGATCTACTACTCGGCGGTGGTGCCGGTTGGCGGCAACCACGTTACGACCGACATCGCGCAACTCCTGCGCGTTTCGGCGGAGGAGGCTGAGCGCGTGAAGATCGCGTTTGGCAGCGCAGCCCCGGCCGGCATGAGCGATACGGAGAGCGTGCCGATCACCCAGATCGGGCGAACGGAGCAGCGCCCTCTGCGGCGCCGGGCGCTCTGCGACATCGTGGAGGCCCGAATGCAGGAGTTGTTCCAACTCGTGCAGCGGGAGATCGGCAAGTCCGGCTGTGCCGACGGCATGCCGGCGGGCATGGTGATGACCGGCGGGGGCGCGCAGTTGCACGGGGCCATCGAGTGCGCCGCGCAGATGCTGCAAATGCCCGTGCGGCTCGGGTCACCGGGAGGGGTCGCCGGCCTTGGCGAGTCGGTCAATAGCCCGATCTTCGCCACGGCGGTGGGCCTCGTGCAGTACGGGGCACGCCATCACGAGCGCGTCCGGCGGGCGCCCGGCGGAGATGTGCTTGGCGGTATCATGCGCGCAGTGTCCAGGATCCTCGAGCGATTCCGCCCGCGGTAGGCTGACGGGCGACCACAGAGTCGGTAGAACGCAGACAGAGCGCTGCTTCAGGGGAGCAACAGGCTATGGCAGGAGTTACGAGCGGTCGGTTCCAGCAGGAGCCCTACGGAGCCAACATCAAGGTGATCGGAGTGGGAGGCGGCGGCACGAACGCCGTCAACCGCATGATCGAATCCGGGCTGAACGGCGTGGAGTTCATCGCGATGAACACCGATCGCCAGGTACTTAACATCTCTCTTGCCTCGGTGAAGATGCAGCTCGGCGAGAACCTGACGCGCGGACTCGGCGCCGGCGGTAACCCGGAGATTGGCCGCAGCGCGGCCGAGGAGAGCAAGAGCGAGATCAAGAAGGCCATGGAGGGCGCCGACATGGTCTTCATCACGGCCGGCATGGGCGGCGGCACCGGCACGGGCGCCGCGCCCGTGATCGCCGAGATCGCGCGCGACATCGGCGCGCTCACCGTGGCCGTCGTCACCAAGCCCTTCAACTTCGAGGGGCCGCGCCGCATGCGCACGGCCGAGGAGGGCGTCGACAACCTCAAGGCCAAGGTCGACACCGTCATCATCGTGCCGAATGACAAGCTGCTCTCGGTAGGCGACAAGCGCATGACGCTCGTGGAGGCATTTAAGGTGGCCGATGACGTCCTCCGCCAGGGCGTCCAGGGCATCTCAGACATCATCACCATCCCCGGACTCATCAACGTTGACTTCGCCGACGTGAAGGCCACGATGGAGAACGCCGGAACGGCGCTCATGGGCATCGGCACCGCCTCCGGCGAGAGCCGAGCCATCGAGGCCGCCCAGGCGGCTATCTCCAGCCCGTTGCTGGAGACCTCGGTGGAGGGCGCGTTGCGCGTCCTGATCAACCTGACCTCCGGGCCGGACCTCACGCTGGCCGAGGCCAACGAGGCCGCGCAGCTCATCAGCAGCATGTGCGACCTCAAGGAAGCCAACATCATCGTCGGTTGGGTGCCGGACCCCGCGCTCGAGGGCCAGGTGCGCATTACGGTGCTGGCAACGGGCTTCGCGAATCGGCCCGCCTCGCCGACGCAGGCCGTCCCCGCCCAGCAGGCGGCAGCGCAGCCGGTTCGCCGTTTCGAGGCGCCGCCTATGCCGCGCCAGCAGGCCCCGATCCCGGCACCGCAGGCCAGTGGTGCCGCCGGCGCCCAGCAACCGGAGCGCGAGGACCAGCCGACCGTCCACACCGCGGATCGCGAGAACCTGGACATCCCCGCGTTCCTTCGCCGCCGCTAGATCGGGTCCGGGCCGTCCTCACAAGCCTTGCCCCTGGAGCCTCCCGTGCCAGGGGCGGCATAGCCGTGCCGCCTCTGGTTTCTACACCCCTTGCCCTCGGCGCGAGCCGCCGCGCCCAGGGCTGCCCGTCCGTGGTGCCCGGCGCGGCCGAGACCGTTGAGCCGCTGAGCTCGCCGAACGCCGCCCGAGTGCCGGACCTCGCGCGCAACCGAAGCCAGCATTTCCAGCCTACCGGCTCAGCCGGCGGACGCGCCCGTGTTCCCGCGGTCCACGGCCTCCACGCGGCCGTCCGTGTAGACAAGCAGGAGGTTGGTCAGCCGGCGACGCGGGCGGACCACCGTCTTGCCGTGGACGTACAGGCCCATCGAGCGTCCAGCGTCCAGGTTGATCGCGTTCCAGGCGCCGAGCGCTTTCATGACGCTCGCCAGGCGAAGGAGCGTGATGCGCCTGCGCGTGACGGCGATGACGAGCTTGCCGCCGCGAGTGACGCCGACGGCCACGCGACCGGCCCGCCCGAGGACGGCGGGATCGCGGAAGCCCTCCGCGCGCGGGTGCACGCTGGCGCGACCTTCCCACACCAGCCGTGGACCGGCGCGGAGCACGAGCTCGCTCTCGCCCCAATCGACGTGGCGGTAGAGCGGCGCCTTGCGGAAGGTGGCGCTATTGTCAGCGGTGATGCACAGCGCGGTACCGCGTCCCCCGAAGTGCTCGAGTGTGCCGTCGATGACGATGTCGCCCACGGGCAGCGCGGTTGCCACGTCGAAGTACGTGCCGGTGACGGCCACATCCGGGCGCGCCCGAGTGATCATGCTGCTCCAGGACTCCGTCGAGCCGCTCCCATCGGCGGCGAGCATGGCCGTCACCTTGACGGCCGGGTCGTTGAGGTTGACGTAGACGACCTTGACAGGGACGCTGGCGACGGTGGTCTGAACGTAGACGATCGGGTCGCGGCGCTTCGCCGCGGGTCCGGCAGGGCGCGCGGTCGGCGCGGGGCGTGCCGCCGCTCGCGCGACGTCGGGGTTGCGCGGATCGTTATGCAGGTGGGATGGCCAGACGGATAGTAGCGACAGGGCGGCCAGAGCGGCAAGCCGCTGCAAAGGCGCCTCCTCTCCGCGGCGCCGTCGAGGGTGGCCGCACACATCCCGTCACGGGATGGAACCTCACACACCCTGTCATACGAGCGAGCGCTCGACACCGTTCGTACCGCGCGCGCCAGAGTGGGCGCACGCGGTACGAACGTGCCCTGCGGAGGCTGCCGTGCGGGCCAGTGGGGAGGCGAGAGGCGGGGCGCGCGGCCGATGGCTAGCCGGCGGCGGCTGCCTGGCGGGAGGTGGCGGCGCCGTAGACCTGGCGGGTTGCGCGGGCGGTGCGGTCCCAGTCAAAGGCGGCGGCGCGCGCGACGCCCCGCGCGCTCCACGTCCGCCGCGCCGCCGGGTCCTTGAGCAGGGCGGCCAGCGCATCGCCCCACGAGTAGGCGTCCATCACCGGCAGAATCATCGCTCCGTCGCCGACCACCTCGGGCATGGCCGGGGCGTCGCTGACGAGCGTGGGGGCACCGCATGCCATCGCCTCGAGCGGGGGCAGGCCGAAGCCCTCGTAGAGCGAGGGGAACGCCATGGCGTCGGCCGCCGAGTAGAGCGCCGGCAGGTCCTGATCGGCCACGTAATCGGTGAAGACGGCCGCGTCGCCGATCTGGAGTCGGGCGGCCTGTATGGCGAGGTTCTCGCATCCCCATCCACGCTTGCCGGCGAGCACGAGCTTGTGCGGGAACTCGGCCCGCATGCGTGCACGCGCAAACGCCTCCAGCAGCAGCGGCAGGTTCTTGCGCGGCTGGAGCACGCCGACGGTCACGACGTAGGGGCTGTCGAGCCCGAGGTGCTCGGCGACCAGCGCGGCGGCGTCGGCACGGGGCATCGGGCGATACTCCGGGCCGGCCGCGAGCGCGATGGCGGTGACATGCCCCGGTTCAAAGCCATATACCCGCAGGATGTCCCGTCGGGAGCTCTCGGAGTCGGTGATGACGACGCGCGCCCTGCGCATGGAGCAAGGGACCGTCAGGTTAAGCAGTACCCTGTGCTTGCGCGGGAACCACTCCGGGTAGAGGCGGAACGATATGTCGTGGACGGTGGTCACCACCGGGCAGGCGGCCCGCAGCGGGATGGTGTACTGCGTGTGCGCGACGTCGATGCCGTCGTGCCGCATCGCGCGCGGGAAGGCGAGGAGGGTCCAGAGGCGGTTGTTGGTTGCGGGCACCGTGCGGAACGACAGGTAGGGCGACTGCGGGAGCTCGCCGGCTGGCACCGGCAGGCGGGTGTAGACGATGTACTCGTGCCCGTCGGCCGCGTCGCGCGCCGCGGCGCGGAGGTGAGCCCGCACCAGGTTGCGCCAGTAGGTCCTGTCGCCGGTGAACCGCCCGGTCAGCGCTCGCCCGTCTATCCCGATCCGCATCGCTTCCCCTGCTTCCGTACGGCACGGTACAAGGCCGCGGTCTCCGCGGCCACCCGGTCGTACGAGTGGCGTTCGGCATACTCGGTCGCGCCCCGCACCAGCCGCTCGCGCGCGGCGCTGTCGTCCCGCAGCGCCGCGGCCGCGGCCGCCATCGCTGCGCCGTTCGCAACTGGCGCCAGGCGCAGCGCGCCGGGCGTGTCCGCCACGATCTCGGCGTGCGGCGCTATGTCCGAGGCCAGAATGGGCTTTCGGCACGCGAAGGCCATAGCCAGACTACCCGATCCGCTGGACTCGGCGAACGGCGCCAGCACAATGTCGGTCGCGCTCATGACGGTCCTTACGGCATCCTCATCGAGGTAGCCCGTGACGCGGCAGCGCTCGCGCACGCCGGCAGCGTCGATGCGGGCCTCCAGATCCGCCACGTACCCGGTCTGATCGTCCGGGTGGCGCCCGCCCGCCAGCAGCAGCACCGCGTCTGGCGGCATCCGCCGCAGCGCCTCCACCGCGACGGCGTGCCCCTTGCGCCGCGACAGGAACCCGAAGATCGTCATCACGAACCGGTCCTCGAGGCCCAGGGCGCGCCGCGCCTCGTCGCGGGCCGGCAGCGCCGGAGCGGTGGGCACGCCGTGGCGCACCACGCACGCCCGATCGCCATGGGGACCGAAGCGCGCCAGGCGGGCACGGTCCCATTCCGTATGCACGAGGATCCTTCGTACGGCCGGGCTCCCGAAATGCAGGCGGTTCGTGAGCGCGATGGCGCCGCCGCGAAGCGGCCCACCGGTGGGCTCCACGAACTCGTGGGCGGTCATGACGACCGGCCGTTCGATGCGGCGCAGAAGCCGCCCGATGCGGCACTTCCACGGCGCGACGCCGCCGAACAGGAAGTACTGATGCTGGATGTGGACGAGGTCGCACCGGTTGTGCTCCGGCCTGAACCCGGCGGCTTCGACGACGGCGGCGATCCGCGCGTGGCCCTCGAGCGCCTCGAGCAGGTGGCGTACATAGTCGGCGATGCCGCATCGGGCGCCGAGGGGCGCAACCATGACGACGCTCGGCTCGCGGCGGCTGTCCGCCGCCTGCTCCAGGAAGGGGCCCTCGCCCTGTGGCACGCAAGCCATTGCGCTGGTCACCCCGAGGCCCCGTCGCGCGCCGGCGCGGCGGGCTCCGGCCGGCCTCCCACTCCTCGCGGCGCATGGTGCGGGAAGTCGGCAAGCAGCAGCTCATAGACGCCTGTCGTCGCCTCTGCGGCGGCGCTCCAGGGGTGCGCCGCCGCGTAGGTCGGCCCCCGGCCGCTCATCTCCGCCCGCCCCGCAGGGTTGTGCAGCACGCCGAGGATGGTCGCGGCGGCATGTGCCGCATCGCCGGGGCGGAAGAGGCGCAGGCAGCGCGCGTCGGCGTGAGTCTCGCGAAAGAGCGGCCCGGCCGGAGCAACGACCGGCATGCCCGAGGCAAGGGCCGCCATCAGGGCGTGCGGGCTGCGCGCGCGGGCATCCACAAAGATGGCCGCGTCGGCCGCCGGCGTCGCGGCCCCGGCGCCGACCTCGACGGTGACCCCGCCGTGGCCCAGGGCACGACCTGGCCGGCCGGCTGCCCGCGCGGCGTCGCCCGCGAGCACGAGGCGAAGGCCGGCGGGAAGCGCGCGTGCGACTGCGTTCAGAAAGGGGGAGTCGGCGTCACGGAGCGTCTCGAACAGGCACAAGGTCGCTCCATCCGCACTCGGCGTCGATCGATCCTCGGGCCGGGTCGGCGGGCATCCCGGTCGCACTACGTGCACGTGCGCCGAGACGGCTCCCCGCGCGATCAACTCGTCGCGCTCGGCGGCGGTGTGCACGATGGAGCGGCCCGTCACGAAGGGCGCGGCGTCGAAGGCCTGACGGTGGGCCGGCCTCAGGCCGAGCAGGGCGCGGGTCGCTCGGGCGGCCCGGGACTCCGGCGCGAAGCAGAGTTCGGCATAGGGCGCAGTCGAGTGCGCCGTGACTGCGACCGGCCGGCCAATCAGGTAGCGCAGGCGCCAGAAGAGCCGGCGGCACTGCTCGGGGCCGCCCCAGGCGTCGTGCGCGTGGTGGATGTGGACGACCTGCGCGGCGTTGAGGCGTTCGGCGAGTTCCGGGCCGGCGACCTCGAGTTGCTCGACCGGCAGGCGAACCATGTCCAACTCGACACGCGCTCGGAGCGCCTCGTTGAGCCCGCCCACGTACGCGTCGAAGCCCCAGGATGAACTGGCAGGGGCGACCACCGCCACCTTCATGCGGTCATTATAGCCCATCGAGGCGTCTGGACCGTCCGACGGGCGCTCTGTTCCGACTTGTAATGCAGACGACAGTCTGCTACAATGGCGGAGTGTGCTTGCGCGGTCGCCTGCTGCGGTGGCCGCGACGGAGGGGATCGTGACCGAGACAGCAGCGACCGGCGAGGATCGGGCCGGGTCCGGCTTGGCCGACTTCGCGGCGCCCGTGCGGCGCTGGTTCGCCGGCGCGCTCGGCGCCCCAACGCGCGCGCAGGCGCTTGGGTGGGGGGTCATCCGGAGCGGCGAGCATACGCTGCTGCTGGCGCCCACGGGCTCCGGCAAGACCCTCGCCGCCTTTCTTCTGGCCATCGAGCGGCTCATGTTCCGCCCGGCTCCGCCTGGCCCCGATCGCTGTCGCGTCGTCTACCTCTCGCCGCTCAAGGCGCTTGCGGTGGACGTGGAGCGGAACCTGAGGCGCCCGATGGCCGGTATTTCGCGCGAGGCGGAGGCCGAGGCGCTGGCGTTTCACGTGCCCGAGATCGCGGTCCGTACCGGCGACACGCCTCCTCGCGAGCGCGCGCGTTTCCTGCGCCACCCGTCCGACATCCTGATCACGACCCCCGAATCGCTCTACCTGATCCTCACGAGCGCGGCGGGCGAGCGGCTCGCGGGCGTCGAGTGCGTGATCGTGGACGAGATCCACGCGATGGTGGCCACCAAGCGGGGCGCTCACCTCGCGCTCACGCTCGAGCGGCTGGAGGAGGTGTGCCGCCGGCCGTTTCAGCGCATCGGTCTCTCGGCCACTCAGCGCCCCCTGGAGGAGGTGGCCCGCTTCCTCGGCGGCTACGCCCCGCGGGGCGCCGATGGCGACCCGGCTCCGCGCCCCGTGCGCATCGTCGACGCCGGCGCCTGCAAGGAACTCGACCTGCGCGTCGAGGTTGCCGTGGAGGACGCGGCTCGCCGCGCGGCGCGGCCGCGCCCGCCCTCGCGCAACGCCGAGAGCGGCCGTGAGCCGACCGGCGTGTGGCCGGCGATCCACCCGATGCTGCTCGACCTGATCCGCAAGCACCACTCGACACTGATCTTCCTGAACAGCCGGCGCCTCGCCGAGCGCCTGGCGGTGGCCCTGAACGACCTGGCCGGCGAGACCATCGTGCACGCGCATCACGGTTCCCTTTCGCGCGAGCAGCGGCTGGAGATCGAGGGGGCGCTGAAGGCCGGCCGCTTGCCCGCGCTCGTGGCAACATCCTCTCTCGAGCTGGGGATCGACATGGGCGCCATCGACCTGGTCATCCAGGTCGAGTCGCCGCCGAGCGTCTCAAGCGGCCTCCAGCGCATCGGCCGCGCCGGCCATCGGATCGACGCCGCGAGCAAGGGCATCATCATCCCAAAGCAGCGCGGCGATCTCCTGCCGGCCGCCGCGCTCACCGATCGGATGCGCGCGGGCGACGTAGAGCCGATGCGCTATCTTCGCAACCCGCTGGACGTGCTCGCGCAGCAGGTCGTCGCGATGGTCGCGATGCGCGAGTGGGAGGTAGAGGCGCTGGAGGCAGTTGTGCGCCGCGCCGCGCCGTTCCGCGATCTTGGCGGCGAGCTGCTGCACGGCGTGCTCGACATGCTCTCGGGCCGCTACCCGGCCGACGGGTTCTCCGAGTTGCGGCCCCGCATCGTCTGGGACCGCGCGGCCGGCAGGCTCCTGCCGCGCGACGGCTCGCGCCACCTGGCCGTGCGCAGCGGCGGCACCATCCCGGACAGGGGCCAGTACCCGGTGATGCTCGCGGGCGCGGGTAAGGGCGGACGGGTCGGTGAGCTGGACGAGGAGATGGTGTTTGAAAGTCGCGTGGGCGACACGTTTCTGCTTGGAGCGAGCACCTGGCGGATCGAGCAGATTCAGCACGACCGCGTGCTCGTGAGCCCGGCGCCAGGCGTGCCGGGCCGTATGCCGTACTGGCATGGCGACGCGGCCAGCCGCCCGGCCGCGTTCGGCCGGGCCATCGGCGAGTTGGCGCGGACACTGCTCGCCGAGCCCGAGGCCGACGCGCGGCGGCGCCTTGTGAGCCGGCACGACTGCAGCCCGCGCGCCGCGCGCGACCTGGTGGCGTACCTCCAGGAGCAGGCGCGCGCGGGCGCCGTGCCGGACGATCGGACGATCGTGGTGGAGCGGTGCCGCGACGAGATGGGCGAGTGGCGGGTCTGCCTGCTCACCCCGTTCGGCGCGCGGGTCCATGCACCCTGGGCGATGGCGATCGGCGCGCTGGTGCGCGCGCGGACGGGCGCCGAGGCCGACATACTCTGGAGCGATAACGGCATCGTGGTTCGGTTTCCGGACGCCCTCGAGCCCCCTGAGCCCGATCTGCTGCTGCCGGCGGCGGAGGCTGCCGGCGATCTGGTGGTGCGCCAACTCGCTGTCGGCGGTGGCGGCGCCCGGCACGTCGGCCAGGGCGCGCCGGTGACCGCGCTGTTCGCCTCGCGCTTCCGAGAGGCCGCCGCGCGCGCGCTTCTGCTCCCGCGCATGCGCCCCGGCAAGCGCACGCCACTGTGGCAGCAGCGCAAGCGCGCGGCCGACCTGCTGCACGTGGCGGCGGGCTTCCCCGAGTTCCCGATCATGCTCGAGACCTATCGCGAGTGTCTGCGGGACGTCTTCGACATGGAGGCGCTGCGCGAGCTCCTGCGCGGGGTGGAGGAGCGCAGCGTTCGCGTCGAGGTGGTCGACACACGGGCGCCCTCGCCGTTCGCGGCGTCGCTCCTGTTCAGCTACGTCGCCAACTTCATGTACGAGGGCGATGCCCCGCTCGCCGAGCGGCGCGCCCAGGCCCTCACCGTGGACCCCGTGCAGCTCCGGCAGCTCCTGGGCGATGTGGAGCTGCGCGACCTGCTGGATCCCCGCGCGGTCGAGGAGGTGGGTCGGCGCGTTGCCCGGCAGGAGCCGGAGGCGGCGGCGCGGAGCGCCGACGACGTGCACGACCTCCTGCGGGCGCTCGGCGATCTCTCGCTCGAGGAGATCTCGGGCCGCTGCGCCGAGCCGGGAGCGCTCGCTGGCTGGCTGGCCTGCCTCGAGGCCGGAGCGCGCGCCTGCCGGGTGACAGTGGCCGGTTGCCAGCGCTGGATCGCCTCCGAGGACGCCGCGCGCTATCGTGACGCGCTGGGAACCGCCCTGCCCACCGGGCTGCCTCCGGCCCTGCTTGAGCCGGCCAACGCGCCCACGCGCGACCTGGTGGCTCGCTACGCCCGCGCGCACCTGCCCTTTCGCGCCGGGGATGTCGCCGCGCGGCTCGGGCTCGGCATGGAAGCGGTGACGCGAGCGCTGGAAGAGCTGGAGGCCGACGGAACGGTGGCGCGGGGCGAGTACCTCCCGGGCGGAAGCGGGCTCGAGTGGTGTCACGCGGCCGTGTTGCGGGCGCTGCGGCAGCGGTCGCTCTCGCTCGTTCGCGGCGAGGTGGAGCCCGTCGAGCCCGAGACCTATGTCCGGTTCCTGCTGGCCTGGCAAGGCATTCAGGAGCCATCGGACCCGCGGGCAGACCCGGCGCTCGCGCGCTCGCGAGCGCGAGGCTCCGCCGAGGGGCGTCTACTGGAGGCAGTGGGGCAGCTTCAGGGGTACGCCATACCGGCGTCCGCGCTTGAGGCGCACGTCCTGCCGGCCCGTGTGCCGGGCTACGACCCGCGCGACCTGGACACGCTCATGGCGGCCGGCGAGGTCGTCTGGGCCGGCGCCGGGTCGCTGGGGGAGCGCGACGGTCGCGTGCGCCTCTTCCTGCCTGAGGATGTGGAGCGGCTGACGGCAGCCCTGGCGATGGCGAGCGGGCCGGGCCCCGGCGGCCCGGTCCACGACGGCATTCGCCGCTCCCTGGCAGAGCGCGGCGCGCAG
This portion of the Chthonomonadales bacterium genome encodes:
- the ftsA gene encoding cell division protein FtsA: MPRNDLVAGLDIGTTKICCVVAEVADTGDLIVSGVGLSPSHGLKRGVVVDIDATTQAVEEAVAKAAQQAGRDVPAVFVGVTGEHISSLNSRGVTAITHPDREITEEDRERVLQQARVIVIPPDRVILHAIPRSYSIDGQNGIRHPVGMSGTRLEVETHIVTGAQTFLLNVEKCVVRAGLVLRDMVLEPLATGEAILMPAERSLGVCMLDIGGGTSDLAIYQDGEIYYSAVVPVGGNHVTTDIAQLLRVSAEEAERVKIAFGSAAPAGMSDTESVPITQIGRTEQRPLRRRALCDIVEARMQELFQLVQREIGKSGCADGMPAGMVMTGGGAQLHGAIECAAQMLQMPVRLGSPGGVAGLGESVNSPIFATAVGLVQYGARHHERVRRAPGGDVLGGIMRAVSRILERFRPR
- the ftsZ gene encoding cell division protein FtsZ, whose amino-acid sequence is MAGVTSGRFQQEPYGANIKVIGVGGGGTNAVNRMIESGLNGVEFIAMNTDRQVLNISLASVKMQLGENLTRGLGAGGNPEIGRSAAEESKSEIKKAMEGADMVFITAGMGGGTGTGAAPVIAEIARDIGALTVAVVTKPFNFEGPRRMRTAEEGVDNLKAKVDTVIIVPNDKLLSVGDKRMTLVEAFKVADDVLRQGVQGISDIITIPGLINVDFADVKATMENAGTALMGIGTASGESRAIEAAQAAISSPLLETSVEGALRVLINLTSGPDLTLAEANEAAQLISSMCDLKEANIIVGWVPDPALEGQVRITVLATGFANRPASPTQAVPAQQAAAQPVRRFEAPPMPRQQAPIPAPQASGAAGAQQPEREDQPTVHTADRENLDIPAFLRRR
- a CDS encoding phosphodiester glycosidase family protein, with the protein product MQRLAALAALSLLSVWPSHLHNDPRNPDVARAAARPAPTARPAGPAAKRRDPIVYVQTTVASVPVKVVYVNLNDPAVKVTAMLAADGSGSTESWSSMITRARPDVAVTGTYFDVATALPVGDIVIDGTLEHFGGRGTALCITADNSATFRKAPLYRHVDWGESELVLRAGPRLVWEGRASVHPRAEGFRDPAVLGRAGRVAVGVTRGGKLVIAVTRRRITLLRLASVMKALGAWNAINLDAGRSMGLYVHGKTVVRPRRRLTNLLLVYTDGRVEAVDRGNTGASAG
- a CDS encoding glycosyltransferase family 4 protein, producing MRIGIDGRALTGRFTGDRTYWRNLVRAHLRAAARDAADGHEYIVYTRLPVPAGELPQSPYLSFRTVPATNNRLWTLLAFPRAMRHDGIDVAHTQYTIPLRAACPVVTTVHDISFRLYPEWFPRKHRVLLNLTVPCSMRRARVVITDSESSRRDILRVYGFEPGHVTAIALAAGPEYRPMPRADAAALVAEHLGLDSPYVVTVGVLQPRKNLPLLLEAFARARMRAEFPHKLVLAGKRGWGCENLAIQAARLQIGDAAVFTDYVADQDLPALYSAADAMAFPSLYEGFGLPPLEAMACGAPTLVSDAPAMPEVVGDGAMILPVMDAYSWGDALAALLKDPAARRTWSARGVARAAAFDWDRTARATRQVYGAATSRQAAAAG
- a CDS encoding glycosyltransferase; amino-acid sequence: MACVPQGEGPFLEQAADSRREPSVVMVAPLGARCGIADYVRHLLEALEGHARIAAVVEAAGFRPEHNRCDLVHIQHQYFLFGGVAPWKCRIGRLLRRIERPVVMTAHEFVEPTGGPLRGGAIALTNRLHFGSPAVRRILVHTEWDRARLARFGPHGDRACVVRHGVPTAPALPARDEARRALGLEDRFVMTIFGFLSRRKGHAVAVEALRRMPPDAVLLLAGGRHPDDQTGYVADLEARIDAAGVRERCRVTGYLDEDAVRTVMSATDIVLAPFAESSGSGSLAMAFACRKPILASDIAPHAEIVADTPGALRLAPVANGAAMAAAAAALRDDSAARERLVRGATEYAERHSYDRVAAETAALYRAVRKQGKRCGSG
- a CDS encoding DEAD/DEAH box helicase produces the protein MADFAAPVRRWFAGALGAPTRAQALGWGVIRSGEHTLLLAPTGSGKTLAAFLLAIERLMFRPAPPGPDRCRVVYLSPLKALAVDVERNLRRPMAGISREAEAEALAFHVPEIAVRTGDTPPRERARFLRHPSDILITTPESLYLILTSAAGERLAGVECVIVDEIHAMVATKRGAHLALTLERLEEVCRRPFQRIGLSATQRPLEEVARFLGGYAPRGADGDPAPRPVRIVDAGACKELDLRVEVAVEDAARRAARPRPPSRNAESGREPTGVWPAIHPMLLDLIRKHHSTLIFLNSRRLAERLAVALNDLAGETIVHAHHGSLSREQRLEIEGALKAGRLPALVATSSLELGIDMGAIDLVIQVESPPSVSSGLQRIGRAGHRIDAASKGIIIPKQRGDLLPAAALTDRMRAGDVEPMRYLRNPLDVLAQQVVAMVAMREWEVEALEAVVRRAAPFRDLGGELLHGVLDMLSGRYPADGFSELRPRIVWDRAAGRLLPRDGSRHLAVRSGGTIPDRGQYPVMLAGAGKGGRVGELDEEMVFESRVGDTFLLGASTWRIEQIQHDRVLVSPAPGVPGRMPYWHGDAASRPAAFGRAIGELARTLLAEPEADARRRLVSRHDCSPRAARDLVAYLQEQARAGAVPDDRTIVVERCRDEMGEWRVCLLTPFGARVHAPWAMAIGALVRARTGAEADILWSDNGIVVRFPDALEPPEPDLLLPAAEAAGDLVVRQLAVGGGGARHVGQGAPVTALFASRFREAAARALLLPRMRPGKRTPLWQQRKRAADLLHVAAGFPEFPIMLETYRECLRDVFDMEALRELLRGVEERSVRVEVVDTRAPSPFAASLLFSYVANFMYEGDAPLAERRAQALTVDPVQLRQLLGDVELRDLLDPRAVEEVGRRVARQEPEAAARSADDVHDLLRALGDLSLEEISGRCAEPGALAGWLACLEAGARACRVTVAGCQRWIASEDAARYRDALGTALPTGLPPALLEPANAPTRDLVARYARAHLPFRAGDVAARLGLGMEAVTRALEELEADGTVARGEYLPGGSGLEWCHAAVLRALRQRSLSLVRGEVEPVEPETYVRFLLAWQGIQEPSDPRADPALARSRARGSAEGRLLEAVGQLQGYAIPASALEAHVLPARVPGYDPRDLDTLMAAGEVVWAGAGSLGERDGRVRLFLPEDVERLTAALAMASGPGPGGPVHDGIRRSLAERGAQFYPQLAQAVGGFPPEMLAALWELVWAGEVTNDTLRPLRARLHPEVGTRARRLAERGVRLPSRARAAAGGAAGGGLRSAPPEAAGRWSLVRAPEAEVAIGADPTDSIAALTGQLLRRGGLLTRDGLAAELERAGAVAGVLGVARAMEEVGHCRRGYFVAGLGAHQYGLPASVERLRGLRVPGSGHPVAVLAATDPANPYGASLAWPELNAPRRPGRAAGARVVIVDGALAAWLGPSGDMLWFGTDLESAAHVAGALARWERGPDRAGAIVTSVNGGPVAGSPMAGALAAAGFTLGSAGALLRP